One Candidatus Methylomirabilota bacterium DNA window includes the following coding sequences:
- a CDS encoding branched-chain amino acid ABC transporter permease, whose product RAEAVGINIRALQWTAFVVAGFFAGLAGAIFVFLKGSVFPVYTEAPMSVQPLVMVLLGGVAAPSGPLIGAAAYKLLDTVITRYTDYWQVGLGGILIALVLAFPRGIAGVLDWKRS is encoded by the coding sequence GGCGAGCGGAGGCCGTCGGGATCAACATCCGCGCGCTCCAGTGGACCGCCTTCGTCGTCGCGGGTTTTTTCGCCGGTCTCGCCGGCGCGATTTTCGTGTTCCTCAAGGGCAGCGTCTTCCCCGTATACACCGAGGCGCCGATGTCGGTCCAGCCGCTGGTGATGGTGCTGCTCGGCGGTGTCGCCGCGCCCTCCGGCCCGCTGATCGGCGCTGCCGCCTACAAGCTCCTCGACACCGTGATCACGCGCTACACCGACTACTGGCAGGTGGGGCTGGGCGGTATCTTGATCGCGCTGGTGCTGGCCTTTCCGCGCGGGATCGCCGGCGTGCTCGACTGGAAACGATCGTGA
- a CDS encoding ABC transporter ATP-binding protein: MSGPVLETRGLAKSFGGVQAVAGVDLAMPRGEIRALIGPNGAGKTTFFNMLTGQLRADAGEVRFKGERLSGLPPHAVWRRGVSRTFQITATFVTLTALENVQVALFSHEKRTYSLLGRAARLDVDAARALLGQVGLAAQADRVAGVLAYGDLKKLELAVALANTPEMLLLDEPTAGMAPAERGALMALTQRIARERGLTVLFTEHDMDVVFSVADRIMVLHQGRVIAEGRPDEVRADPQVQKVYLGEAE; the protein is encoded by the coding sequence GTGAGCGGGCCCGTTCTCGAGACGCGCGGGCTCGCCAAGTCCTTCGGCGGGGTGCAGGCCGTGGCGGGCGTGGACCTGGCCATGCCTCGCGGAGAGATCCGCGCGCTCATCGGCCCCAACGGGGCGGGGAAGACGACCTTCTTCAACATGCTCACGGGTCAGCTCAGGGCCGACGCGGGCGAGGTGCGATTCAAGGGCGAGCGCCTCTCGGGGCTGCCGCCGCACGCGGTGTGGCGCCGCGGCGTCAGCCGCACGTTCCAGATCACGGCCACCTTCGTCACGCTGACGGCGCTCGAGAACGTCCAGGTCGCGCTCTTCTCCCACGAGAAGCGGACGTACTCGCTGCTCGGGCGCGCCGCCCGGCTGGACGTGGACGCCGCGCGCGCGCTCCTCGGCCAGGTCGGGCTTGCCGCGCAGGCGGACAGGGTGGCGGGAGTGCTGGCCTACGGCGACCTTAAGAAACTCGAGCTCGCCGTGGCGCTGGCGAACACGCCGGAGATGCTGTTGCTGGACGAGCCCACGGCGGGTATGGCGCCGGCCGAGCGCGGCGCTCTCATGGCGTTGACCCAGCGGATCGCGCGTGAGCGGGGCCTGACGGTGCTGTTCACCGAGCATGACATGGACGTGGTCTTCTCGGTCGCCGACCGCATCATGGTGCTCCACCAGGGTCGCGTCATCGCCGAAGGCCGCCCCGACGAAGTCCGCGCCGATCCGCAGGTCCAAAAGGTGTATCTGGGAGAGGCCGAGTGA